A region of Mesoplodon densirostris isolate mMesDen1 chromosome 11, mMesDen1 primary haplotype, whole genome shotgun sequence DNA encodes the following proteins:
- the DNAL4 gene encoding dynein axonemal light chain 4 produces MGETEGKKDEADYKRLQTFPLVRHSDMPEEMRVETMELCVTACEKFNNNNESAAKMIKETMDKKFGSSWHVVIGEGFGFEITHEVKNLLYLYFGGTLAVCVWKCS; encoded by the exons ATGGGAGaaacagaagggaagaaagatgAGGCTGATTATAAACGACTGCAGACCTTTCCTCTGGTCAGG CACTCGGACATGCCAGAGGAGATGCGAGTGGAGACCATGGAGCTGTGTGTCACGGCCTGTGAgaaattcaacaacaacaacgag AGTGCCGCCAAGATGATCAAAGAGACCATGGACAAGAAGTTCGGCTCCTCCTGGCACGTGGTGATCGGTGAAGGCTTCGGCTTTGAGATCACACATGAGGTGAAGAACCTCCTCTACCTGTACTTTGGGGGGACCCTGGCTGTGTGTGTCTGGAAGTGCTCCTGA